One window of the Pseudochaenichthys georgianus chromosome 21, fPseGeo1.2, whole genome shotgun sequence genome contains the following:
- the dcaf6 gene encoding DDB1- and CUL4-associated factor 6 isoform X3, producing the protein MLTMSYSGNLVWDVNKRLIGYNEPNIIRSNYLGRKEFVQRLKLEGTLNVHDGCVNTISWSDTGEYLLSGSDDTFLVISNPYNKKVKKSIRSGHRANIFSAKFMPHTNDQEIISCSGDGVIYYTNTEKSPEHNRQCQFTCHYGTAYEIMTVPNDPYTFLSCGEDGTVRWFDLRTKTSCTKEDCKDDILINCRRAATSISISPLVPYYLAVGCSDSSVRIYDRRMLGTRTTGNYMGRGTTGMCVRFVPAHLSNKSCRVTSLCYSADGQEVLVSYSSDYIYLFDPKDDQARELKGPSEERREELRQPPVKRLRLRGDWSDTGPRARPESERERDGEQSPNVSLMQRMSDMLSRWFEEASEAQSGRGTRPQTRPRVAAVRPGGALSVPALPAPAANQEASAPERPAEPTPLEEPAGPAAAATAIPKPTSSSSSGSSSTVTAPPPSTSSSVESSVPSSSSSPDTTGTPTPTPALSDSPSSVVNKQLGSMTLDEQQGATEAAGSPPGQPVSAPVNAPTTSTTSTTSSSVTSSSSSSTSTLSSTSRPSAAEPVLSLHYSSEGTTTSTIKLDFTDEWSSSTSSSMGSGGPKRSESVPAVNREGLSTESAASEQTPSLSAGQQSVAAASSSEPPSGASCSGAQAAAAGSSQGETVAPSGAERSPPVGTEDRTGGCRRAEPRGDEGGEEGQSQAARPHQDSDDSDDDPILIPSTRFRGQGQRLSSRGSAVGDRMIRRSAAARIQELFRRRKERREMEESETQNIRRPSVKQVYKGHRNSRTMIKESCFWGDNFVMSGSDCGHIFIWDRHTGEHLMLLEADNHVVNCLQPHPYDPILASSGIDYDIKIWSPREQAASFNRILANEVITRNELMLEETRNTITVPASFMLRMLASLNHIRSDRLEGDRSEGSGQENEEEQ; encoded by the exons ATGCTCACGATGTCCTACTCTGGAAACCTGGTTTGGGATGTAAATAAACGTTTAATTGGATACAACGAGCCCAACATCATCAGGAGCAACTATTTAG GTAGAAAAGAATTTGTCCAGAGACTTAAGCTTGAAGGGACACTGAATGTTCACGATGGCTGT GTCAACACCATATCCTGGAGCGACACGGGTGAATATCTCTTGTCGGGGTCAGACGACACCTTTTTGGTTATCTCCAACCCGTACAACAAGAAG GTCAAGAAGTCCATACGCTCCGGCCACCGGGCGAATATCTTCAGCGCGAAGTTCATGCCCCACACCAACGACCAGGAGATCATCTCCTGCTCCGGAGACGGCGTCATCTACTACACCAACACGGAGAAGAGTCCCGAGCACAACAGACAGTGTCAGTTCACCTGCCACTACGGGACAGCTTATGAG ATTATGACGGTACCAAATGACCCCTACACGTTCCTGTCGTGTGGGGAGGACGGCACGGTGCGATGGTTTGACCTCCGCACCAAGACCAGCTGTACAAAAGAAGACTGCAAAGAT gacattctgataaaCTGTCGCCGGGCAGCGACCTCCATATCCATCTCTCCTCTGGTGCCGTACTACCTGGCCGTCGGCTGCTCCGACAGCTCGGTGCGGATCTACGACAGACGCATGCTGGGAACCAGAACCACAG GGAACTACATGGGCCGGGGGACGACGGGGATGTGTGTGAGGTTCGTCCCCGCTCACCTGTCCAACAAGTCGTGCCGCGTGACGTCTCTCTGCTACAGCGCGGACGGCCAGGAGGTGCTGGTCAGCTACTCCTCCGATTACATCTACCTGTTCGATCCCAAAGACGACCAGGCCCGAGAGCTGAAGGGCCCGtctgaggagaggagggaggag CTGAGACAGCCTCCAGTGAAGCGCCTCCGTCTGCGGGGGGACTGGTCTGACACTGGACCCCGCGCTCGCCCTGAGagcgagagggagagagacg GGGAGCAGAGCCCGAACGTGTCTCTGATGCAGAGGATGTCGGACATGTTGTCTCGGTGGTTTGAGGAGGCCAGCGAGGCTCAGAGCGGCCGAGGAACTCGACCGCAGACACGTCCCAGAG TGGCTGCTGTGCGTCCAGGGGGGGCGTTGAGTGTTCCTGCTCTGCCTGCTCCGGCGGCCAATCAGGAGGCCAGCGCTCCAGAGAGGCCTGCAGAGCCAACCCCCCTGGAGGAGCCAGCCGGACCTGCAGCCGCCGCCACGGCCATCCCTAAACccacctcctcttcatcctcaggGTCATCATCAACAGTCACAGCACCTCCTCCGTCCACCTCCTCTTCAGTGGAGAGCTCAGtcccttcctcctcttcctcgccCGACACCACCGGGACCCCCACGCCCACCCCCGCGCTCTCAG ATTCCCCCTCGTCTGTGGTAAACAAACAGCTGGGATCCATGACACTTGACGAACAGCAGG GAGCAACAGAAGCTGCAGGTTCGCCTCCTGGTCAACCCGTTTCTGCACCGGTTAACGCTCCCACTACCTCCACCACCTCCACAACCTCCTCCTCcgtcacctcctcctcctcctcttccaccTCCACCCTGAGCAGCACAAGTCGGCCCAGCGCAGCAGAGCCCGTCCTCAGCCTGCACTACAGCTCCGAGGGAACCACCACCAGCACCATTAAGCTGGACTTCACTGATGAGTG GAGCAGTAGCACATCGAGCTCTATGGGCAGCGGGGGTCCCAAAAGATCTGAATCTGTTCCTGCAGTGAACCGAGAGGGTCTGTCCACGGAGAGCGCAGCCTCAGAGCAAA CTCCCTCTCTGTCCGCGGGGCAGCAGAGTGTCGCGGCCGCCTCCTCCTCTGAGCCTCCGAGCGGGGCCTCCTGCTCCGGGGcccaggctgctgctgctggatccTCTCAGGGGGAAACCGTGGCTCCTTCAGGGGCGGAGAGGAGTCCGCCTGTGGGCACGGAGGACAGGACGGGGGGCTGCAGGAGAGCGGAGCCCCGAGGGGATGAGGGGGGCGAGGAGGGCCAGAGTCAGGCGGCACGGCCCCACCAGGACTCTGACGACAGCGACGACGACCCCATCCTCATCCCGTCCACCAGGTTCAGGGGTCAGGGCCAGAG ATTAAGTTCCAGAGGATCTGCAGTAGGCGATAGGATGATCAG ACGCTCGGCAGCCGCTCGTATCCAGGAGCTTTTCCGCAGGAGGAAAGAACGACGGGAGATGGAGGAGAGCGAGACCCAGAATATCAGGAGACCCTCGGTCAAGCAGGTCTACAAAGGCCACCGCAACTCCAGGACAATG ATAAAGGAGTCTTGTTTTTGGGGCGACAACTTTGTGATGAGCGGCTCAGACTGCGGCCACATCTTCATCTGGGACCGACACACAGGGGAGCACCTCATGCTGCTGGAGGCCGACAACCACGTGGTGAACTGCCTGCAGCCGCACCCCTACGACCCCA
- the dcaf6 gene encoding DDB1- and CUL4-associated factor 6 isoform X2 produces the protein MLTMSYSGNLVWDVNKRLIGYNEPNIIRSNYLGRKEFVQRLKLEGTLNVHDGCVNTISWSDTGEYLLSGSDDTFLVISNPYNKKVKKSIRSGHRANIFSAKFMPHTNDQEIISCSGDGVIYYTNTEKSPEHNRQCQFTCHYGTAYEIMTVPNDPYTFLSCGEDGTVRWFDLRTKTSCTKEDCKDDILINCRRAATSISISPLVPYYLAVGCSDSSVRIYDRRMLGTRTTGNYMGRGTTGMCVRFVPAHLSNKSCRVTSLCYSADGQEVLVSYSSDYIYLFDPKDDQARELKGPSEERREELRQPPVKRLRLRGDWSDTGPRARPESERERDGEQSPNVSLMQRMSDMLSRWFEEASEAQSGRGTRPQTRPRVAAVRPGGALSVPALPAPAANQEASAPERPAEPTPLEEPAGPAAAATAIPKPTSSSSSGSSSTVTAPPPSTSSSVESSVPSSSSSPDTTGTPTPTPALSEYGPRRLPISLVCRRLQRLLRLADPPGMGPRAARSSSPSPSASSSSPSTSAPERQSQRAASSAAAETQPLTDSPSSVVNKQLGSMTLDEQQGATEAAGSPPGQPVSAPVNAPTTSTTSTTSSSVTSSSSSSTSTLSSTSRPSAAEPVLSLHYSSEGTTTSTIKLDFTDEWSSSTSSSMGSGGPKRSESVPAVNREGLSTESAASEQTPSLSAGQQSVAAASSSEPPSGASCSGAQAAAAGSSQGETVAPSGAERSPPVGTEDRTGGCRRAEPRGDEGGEEGQSQAARPHQDSDDSDDDPILIPSTRFRGQGQRRSAAARIQELFRRRKERREMEESETQNIRRPSVKQVYKGHRNSRTMIKESCFWGDNFVMSGSDCGHIFIWDRHTGEHLMLLEADNHVVNCLQPHPYDPILASSGIDYDIKIWSPREQAASFNRILANEVITRNELMLEETRNTITVPASFMLRMLASLNHIRSDRLEGDRSEGSGQENEEEQ, from the exons ATGCTCACGATGTCCTACTCTGGAAACCTGGTTTGGGATGTAAATAAACGTTTAATTGGATACAACGAGCCCAACATCATCAGGAGCAACTATTTAG GTAGAAAAGAATTTGTCCAGAGACTTAAGCTTGAAGGGACACTGAATGTTCACGATGGCTGT GTCAACACCATATCCTGGAGCGACACGGGTGAATATCTCTTGTCGGGGTCAGACGACACCTTTTTGGTTATCTCCAACCCGTACAACAAGAAG GTCAAGAAGTCCATACGCTCCGGCCACCGGGCGAATATCTTCAGCGCGAAGTTCATGCCCCACACCAACGACCAGGAGATCATCTCCTGCTCCGGAGACGGCGTCATCTACTACACCAACACGGAGAAGAGTCCCGAGCACAACAGACAGTGTCAGTTCACCTGCCACTACGGGACAGCTTATGAG ATTATGACGGTACCAAATGACCCCTACACGTTCCTGTCGTGTGGGGAGGACGGCACGGTGCGATGGTTTGACCTCCGCACCAAGACCAGCTGTACAAAAGAAGACTGCAAAGAT gacattctgataaaCTGTCGCCGGGCAGCGACCTCCATATCCATCTCTCCTCTGGTGCCGTACTACCTGGCCGTCGGCTGCTCCGACAGCTCGGTGCGGATCTACGACAGACGCATGCTGGGAACCAGAACCACAG GGAACTACATGGGCCGGGGGACGACGGGGATGTGTGTGAGGTTCGTCCCCGCTCACCTGTCCAACAAGTCGTGCCGCGTGACGTCTCTCTGCTACAGCGCGGACGGCCAGGAGGTGCTGGTCAGCTACTCCTCCGATTACATCTACCTGTTCGATCCCAAAGACGACCAGGCCCGAGAGCTGAAGGGCCCGtctgaggagaggagggaggag CTGAGACAGCCTCCAGTGAAGCGCCTCCGTCTGCGGGGGGACTGGTCTGACACTGGACCCCGCGCTCGCCCTGAGagcgagagggagagagacg GGGAGCAGAGCCCGAACGTGTCTCTGATGCAGAGGATGTCGGACATGTTGTCTCGGTGGTTTGAGGAGGCCAGCGAGGCTCAGAGCGGCCGAGGAACTCGACCGCAGACACGTCCCAGAG TGGCTGCTGTGCGTCCAGGGGGGGCGTTGAGTGTTCCTGCTCTGCCTGCTCCGGCGGCCAATCAGGAGGCCAGCGCTCCAGAGAGGCCTGCAGAGCCAACCCCCCTGGAGGAGCCAGCCGGACCTGCAGCCGCCGCCACGGCCATCCCTAAACccacctcctcttcatcctcaggGTCATCATCAACAGTCACAGCACCTCCTCCGTCCACCTCCTCTTCAGTGGAGAGCTCAGtcccttcctcctcttcctcgccCGACACCACCGGGACCCCCACGCCCACCCCCGCGCTCTCAG AGTACGGTCCTCGGCGGCTGCCCATAAGTTTAGTGTGTAGGCGTTTGCAGAGGTTGCTCCGGCTGGCCGACCCCCCAGGAATGGGTCCGCGAGCCGCccgttcttcttctccttctccatctgcctcttcctcttctccttCCACCTCCGCCCCTGAGAGACAGTCCCAAAGAGCTGCTTCATCTGCTGCTGCTGAGACGCAACCCCTCACAG ATTCCCCCTCGTCTGTGGTAAACAAACAGCTGGGATCCATGACACTTGACGAACAGCAGG GAGCAACAGAAGCTGCAGGTTCGCCTCCTGGTCAACCCGTTTCTGCACCGGTTAACGCTCCCACTACCTCCACCACCTCCACAACCTCCTCCTCcgtcacctcctcctcctcctcttccaccTCCACCCTGAGCAGCACAAGTCGGCCCAGCGCAGCAGAGCCCGTCCTCAGCCTGCACTACAGCTCCGAGGGAACCACCACCAGCACCATTAAGCTGGACTTCACTGATGAGTG GAGCAGTAGCACATCGAGCTCTATGGGCAGCGGGGGTCCCAAAAGATCTGAATCTGTTCCTGCAGTGAACCGAGAGGGTCTGTCCACGGAGAGCGCAGCCTCAGAGCAAA CTCCCTCTCTGTCCGCGGGGCAGCAGAGTGTCGCGGCCGCCTCCTCCTCTGAGCCTCCGAGCGGGGCCTCCTGCTCCGGGGcccaggctgctgctgctggatccTCTCAGGGGGAAACCGTGGCTCCTTCAGGGGCGGAGAGGAGTCCGCCTGTGGGCACGGAGGACAGGACGGGGGGCTGCAGGAGAGCGGAGCCCCGAGGGGATGAGGGGGGCGAGGAGGGCCAGAGTCAGGCGGCACGGCCCCACCAGGACTCTGACGACAGCGACGACGACCCCATCCTCATCCCGTCCACCAGGTTCAGGGGTCAGGGCCAGAG ACGCTCGGCAGCCGCTCGTATCCAGGAGCTTTTCCGCAGGAGGAAAGAACGACGGGAGATGGAGGAGAGCGAGACCCAGAATATCAGGAGACCCTCGGTCAAGCAGGTCTACAAAGGCCACCGCAACTCCAGGACAATG ATAAAGGAGTCTTGTTTTTGGGGCGACAACTTTGTGATGAGCGGCTCAGACTGCGGCCACATCTTCATCTGGGACCGACACACAGGGGAGCACCTCATGCTGCTGGAGGCCGACAACCACGTGGTGAACTGCCTGCAGCCGCACCCCTACGACCCCA
- the dcaf6 gene encoding DDB1- and CUL4-associated factor 6 isoform X1, which produces MLTMSYSGNLVWDVNKRLIGYNEPNIIRSNYLGRKEFVQRLKLEGTLNVHDGCVNTISWSDTGEYLLSGSDDTFLVISNPYNKKVKKSIRSGHRANIFSAKFMPHTNDQEIISCSGDGVIYYTNTEKSPEHNRQCQFTCHYGTAYEIMTVPNDPYTFLSCGEDGTVRWFDLRTKTSCTKEDCKDDILINCRRAATSISISPLVPYYLAVGCSDSSVRIYDRRMLGTRTTGNYMGRGTTGMCVRFVPAHLSNKSCRVTSLCYSADGQEVLVSYSSDYIYLFDPKDDQARELKGPSEERREELRQPPVKRLRLRGDWSDTGPRARPESERERDGEQSPNVSLMQRMSDMLSRWFEEASEAQSGRGTRPQTRPRVAAVRPGGALSVPALPAPAANQEASAPERPAEPTPLEEPAGPAAAATAIPKPTSSSSSGSSSTVTAPPPSTSSSVESSVPSSSSSPDTTGTPTPTPALSEYGPRRLPISLVCRRLQRLLRLADPPGMGPRAARSSSPSPSASSSSPSTSAPERQSQRAASSAAAETQPLTDSPSSVVNKQLGSMTLDEQQGATEAAGSPPGQPVSAPVNAPTTSTTSTTSSSVTSSSSSSTSTLSSTSRPSAAEPVLSLHYSSEGTTTSTIKLDFTDEWSSSTSSSMGSGGPKRSESVPAVNREGLSTESAASEQTPSLSAGQQSVAAASSSEPPSGASCSGAQAAAAGSSQGETVAPSGAERSPPVGTEDRTGGCRRAEPRGDEGGEEGQSQAARPHQDSDDSDDDPILIPSTRFRGQGQRLSSRGSAVGDRMIRRSAAARIQELFRRRKERREMEESETQNIRRPSVKQVYKGHRNSRTMIKESCFWGDNFVMSGSDCGHIFIWDRHTGEHLMLLEADNHVVNCLQPHPYDPILASSGIDYDIKIWSPREQAASFNRILANEVITRNELMLEETRNTITVPASFMLRMLASLNHIRSDRLEGDRSEGSGQENEEEQ; this is translated from the exons ATGCTCACGATGTCCTACTCTGGAAACCTGGTTTGGGATGTAAATAAACGTTTAATTGGATACAACGAGCCCAACATCATCAGGAGCAACTATTTAG GTAGAAAAGAATTTGTCCAGAGACTTAAGCTTGAAGGGACACTGAATGTTCACGATGGCTGT GTCAACACCATATCCTGGAGCGACACGGGTGAATATCTCTTGTCGGGGTCAGACGACACCTTTTTGGTTATCTCCAACCCGTACAACAAGAAG GTCAAGAAGTCCATACGCTCCGGCCACCGGGCGAATATCTTCAGCGCGAAGTTCATGCCCCACACCAACGACCAGGAGATCATCTCCTGCTCCGGAGACGGCGTCATCTACTACACCAACACGGAGAAGAGTCCCGAGCACAACAGACAGTGTCAGTTCACCTGCCACTACGGGACAGCTTATGAG ATTATGACGGTACCAAATGACCCCTACACGTTCCTGTCGTGTGGGGAGGACGGCACGGTGCGATGGTTTGACCTCCGCACCAAGACCAGCTGTACAAAAGAAGACTGCAAAGAT gacattctgataaaCTGTCGCCGGGCAGCGACCTCCATATCCATCTCTCCTCTGGTGCCGTACTACCTGGCCGTCGGCTGCTCCGACAGCTCGGTGCGGATCTACGACAGACGCATGCTGGGAACCAGAACCACAG GGAACTACATGGGCCGGGGGACGACGGGGATGTGTGTGAGGTTCGTCCCCGCTCACCTGTCCAACAAGTCGTGCCGCGTGACGTCTCTCTGCTACAGCGCGGACGGCCAGGAGGTGCTGGTCAGCTACTCCTCCGATTACATCTACCTGTTCGATCCCAAAGACGACCAGGCCCGAGAGCTGAAGGGCCCGtctgaggagaggagggaggag CTGAGACAGCCTCCAGTGAAGCGCCTCCGTCTGCGGGGGGACTGGTCTGACACTGGACCCCGCGCTCGCCCTGAGagcgagagggagagagacg GGGAGCAGAGCCCGAACGTGTCTCTGATGCAGAGGATGTCGGACATGTTGTCTCGGTGGTTTGAGGAGGCCAGCGAGGCTCAGAGCGGCCGAGGAACTCGACCGCAGACACGTCCCAGAG TGGCTGCTGTGCGTCCAGGGGGGGCGTTGAGTGTTCCTGCTCTGCCTGCTCCGGCGGCCAATCAGGAGGCCAGCGCTCCAGAGAGGCCTGCAGAGCCAACCCCCCTGGAGGAGCCAGCCGGACCTGCAGCCGCCGCCACGGCCATCCCTAAACccacctcctcttcatcctcaggGTCATCATCAACAGTCACAGCACCTCCTCCGTCCACCTCCTCTTCAGTGGAGAGCTCAGtcccttcctcctcttcctcgccCGACACCACCGGGACCCCCACGCCCACCCCCGCGCTCTCAG AGTACGGTCCTCGGCGGCTGCCCATAAGTTTAGTGTGTAGGCGTTTGCAGAGGTTGCTCCGGCTGGCCGACCCCCCAGGAATGGGTCCGCGAGCCGCccgttcttcttctccttctccatctgcctcttcctcttctccttCCACCTCCGCCCCTGAGAGACAGTCCCAAAGAGCTGCTTCATCTGCTGCTGCTGAGACGCAACCCCTCACAG ATTCCCCCTCGTCTGTGGTAAACAAACAGCTGGGATCCATGACACTTGACGAACAGCAGG GAGCAACAGAAGCTGCAGGTTCGCCTCCTGGTCAACCCGTTTCTGCACCGGTTAACGCTCCCACTACCTCCACCACCTCCACAACCTCCTCCTCcgtcacctcctcctcctcctcttccaccTCCACCCTGAGCAGCACAAGTCGGCCCAGCGCAGCAGAGCCCGTCCTCAGCCTGCACTACAGCTCCGAGGGAACCACCACCAGCACCATTAAGCTGGACTTCACTGATGAGTG GAGCAGTAGCACATCGAGCTCTATGGGCAGCGGGGGTCCCAAAAGATCTGAATCTGTTCCTGCAGTGAACCGAGAGGGTCTGTCCACGGAGAGCGCAGCCTCAGAGCAAA CTCCCTCTCTGTCCGCGGGGCAGCAGAGTGTCGCGGCCGCCTCCTCCTCTGAGCCTCCGAGCGGGGCCTCCTGCTCCGGGGcccaggctgctgctgctggatccTCTCAGGGGGAAACCGTGGCTCCTTCAGGGGCGGAGAGGAGTCCGCCTGTGGGCACGGAGGACAGGACGGGGGGCTGCAGGAGAGCGGAGCCCCGAGGGGATGAGGGGGGCGAGGAGGGCCAGAGTCAGGCGGCACGGCCCCACCAGGACTCTGACGACAGCGACGACGACCCCATCCTCATCCCGTCCACCAGGTTCAGGGGTCAGGGCCAGAG ATTAAGTTCCAGAGGATCTGCAGTAGGCGATAGGATGATCAG ACGCTCGGCAGCCGCTCGTATCCAGGAGCTTTTCCGCAGGAGGAAAGAACGACGGGAGATGGAGGAGAGCGAGACCCAGAATATCAGGAGACCCTCGGTCAAGCAGGTCTACAAAGGCCACCGCAACTCCAGGACAATG ATAAAGGAGTCTTGTTTTTGGGGCGACAACTTTGTGATGAGCGGCTCAGACTGCGGCCACATCTTCATCTGGGACCGACACACAGGGGAGCACCTCATGCTGCTGGAGGCCGACAACCACGTGGTGAACTGCCTGCAGCCGCACCCCTACGACCCCA
- the dcaf6 gene encoding DDB1- and CUL4-associated factor 6 isoform X4 yields MLTMSYSGNLVWDVNKRLIGYNEPNIIRSNYLGRKEFVQRLKLEGTLNVHDGCVNTISWSDTGEYLLSGSDDTFLVISNPYNKKVKKSIRSGHRANIFSAKFMPHTNDQEIISCSGDGVIYYTNTEKSPEHNRQCQFTCHYGTAYEIMTVPNDPYTFLSCGEDGTVRWFDLRTKTSCTKEDCKDDILINCRRAATSISISPLVPYYLAVGCSDSSVRIYDRRMLGTRTTGNYMGRGTTGMCVRFVPAHLSNKSCRVTSLCYSADGQEVLVSYSSDYIYLFDPKDDQARELKGPSEERREELRQPPVKRLRLRGDWSDTGPRARPESERERDGEQSPNVSLMQRMSDMLSRWFEEASEAQSGRGTRPQTRPRVAAVRPGGALSVPALPAPAANQEASAPERPAEPTPLEEPAGPAAAATAIPKPTSSSSSGSSSTVTAPPPSTSSSVESSVPSSSSSPDTTGTPTPTPALSGATEAAGSPPGQPVSAPVNAPTTSTTSTTSSSVTSSSSSSTSTLSSTSRPSAAEPVLSLHYSSEGTTTSTIKLDFTDEWSSSTSSSMGSGGPKRSESVPAVNREGLSTESAASEQTPSLSAGQQSVAAASSSEPPSGASCSGAQAAAAGSSQGETVAPSGAERSPPVGTEDRTGGCRRAEPRGDEGGEEGQSQAARPHQDSDDSDDDPILIPSTRFRGQGQRLSSRGSAVGDRMIRRSAAARIQELFRRRKERREMEESETQNIRRPSVKQVYKGHRNSRTMIKESCFWGDNFVMSGSDCGHIFIWDRHTGEHLMLLEADNHVVNCLQPHPYDPILASSGIDYDIKIWSPREQAASFNRILANEVITRNELMLEETRNTITVPASFMLRMLASLNHIRSDRLEGDRSEGSGQENEEEQ; encoded by the exons ATGCTCACGATGTCCTACTCTGGAAACCTGGTTTGGGATGTAAATAAACGTTTAATTGGATACAACGAGCCCAACATCATCAGGAGCAACTATTTAG GTAGAAAAGAATTTGTCCAGAGACTTAAGCTTGAAGGGACACTGAATGTTCACGATGGCTGT GTCAACACCATATCCTGGAGCGACACGGGTGAATATCTCTTGTCGGGGTCAGACGACACCTTTTTGGTTATCTCCAACCCGTACAACAAGAAG GTCAAGAAGTCCATACGCTCCGGCCACCGGGCGAATATCTTCAGCGCGAAGTTCATGCCCCACACCAACGACCAGGAGATCATCTCCTGCTCCGGAGACGGCGTCATCTACTACACCAACACGGAGAAGAGTCCCGAGCACAACAGACAGTGTCAGTTCACCTGCCACTACGGGACAGCTTATGAG ATTATGACGGTACCAAATGACCCCTACACGTTCCTGTCGTGTGGGGAGGACGGCACGGTGCGATGGTTTGACCTCCGCACCAAGACCAGCTGTACAAAAGAAGACTGCAAAGAT gacattctgataaaCTGTCGCCGGGCAGCGACCTCCATATCCATCTCTCCTCTGGTGCCGTACTACCTGGCCGTCGGCTGCTCCGACAGCTCGGTGCGGATCTACGACAGACGCATGCTGGGAACCAGAACCACAG GGAACTACATGGGCCGGGGGACGACGGGGATGTGTGTGAGGTTCGTCCCCGCTCACCTGTCCAACAAGTCGTGCCGCGTGACGTCTCTCTGCTACAGCGCGGACGGCCAGGAGGTGCTGGTCAGCTACTCCTCCGATTACATCTACCTGTTCGATCCCAAAGACGACCAGGCCCGAGAGCTGAAGGGCCCGtctgaggagaggagggaggag CTGAGACAGCCTCCAGTGAAGCGCCTCCGTCTGCGGGGGGACTGGTCTGACACTGGACCCCGCGCTCGCCCTGAGagcgagagggagagagacg GGGAGCAGAGCCCGAACGTGTCTCTGATGCAGAGGATGTCGGACATGTTGTCTCGGTGGTTTGAGGAGGCCAGCGAGGCTCAGAGCGGCCGAGGAACTCGACCGCAGACACGTCCCAGAG TGGCTGCTGTGCGTCCAGGGGGGGCGTTGAGTGTTCCTGCTCTGCCTGCTCCGGCGGCCAATCAGGAGGCCAGCGCTCCAGAGAGGCCTGCAGAGCCAACCCCCCTGGAGGAGCCAGCCGGACCTGCAGCCGCCGCCACGGCCATCCCTAAACccacctcctcttcatcctcaggGTCATCATCAACAGTCACAGCACCTCCTCCGTCCACCTCCTCTTCAGTGGAGAGCTCAGtcccttcctcctcttcctcgccCGACACCACCGGGACCCCCACGCCCACCCCCGCGCTCTCAG GAGCAACAGAAGCTGCAGGTTCGCCTCCTGGTCAACCCGTTTCTGCACCGGTTAACGCTCCCACTACCTCCACCACCTCCACAACCTCCTCCTCcgtcacctcctcctcctcctcttccaccTCCACCCTGAGCAGCACAAGTCGGCCCAGCGCAGCAGAGCCCGTCCTCAGCCTGCACTACAGCTCCGAGGGAACCACCACCAGCACCATTAAGCTGGACTTCACTGATGAGTG GAGCAGTAGCACATCGAGCTCTATGGGCAGCGGGGGTCCCAAAAGATCTGAATCTGTTCCTGCAGTGAACCGAGAGGGTCTGTCCACGGAGAGCGCAGCCTCAGAGCAAA CTCCCTCTCTGTCCGCGGGGCAGCAGAGTGTCGCGGCCGCCTCCTCCTCTGAGCCTCCGAGCGGGGCCTCCTGCTCCGGGGcccaggctgctgctgctggatccTCTCAGGGGGAAACCGTGGCTCCTTCAGGGGCGGAGAGGAGTCCGCCTGTGGGCACGGAGGACAGGACGGGGGGCTGCAGGAGAGCGGAGCCCCGAGGGGATGAGGGGGGCGAGGAGGGCCAGAGTCAGGCGGCACGGCCCCACCAGGACTCTGACGACAGCGACGACGACCCCATCCTCATCCCGTCCACCAGGTTCAGGGGTCAGGGCCAGAG ATTAAGTTCCAGAGGATCTGCAGTAGGCGATAGGATGATCAG ACGCTCGGCAGCCGCTCGTATCCAGGAGCTTTTCCGCAGGAGGAAAGAACGACGGGAGATGGAGGAGAGCGAGACCCAGAATATCAGGAGACCCTCGGTCAAGCAGGTCTACAAAGGCCACCGCAACTCCAGGACAATG ATAAAGGAGTCTTGTTTTTGGGGCGACAACTTTGTGATGAGCGGCTCAGACTGCGGCCACATCTTCATCTGGGACCGACACACAGGGGAGCACCTCATGCTGCTGGAGGCCGACAACCACGTGGTGAACTGCCTGCAGCCGCACCCCTACGACCCCA